The genome window GCCAAAGTCAATTAACAAAAATTTTTACCGAGTTAACATCAGTAGAAAAAGAGCAAGTACTTAAGGGCATCAGTCGTTCACAAGCGGGTAGTAACTGGCTCAATATGTTAATTTTGAATATTTATGAAGCCATGTTGTCACCACCTGCTTATGGTGGTAATCCTCAAGGGATAGGCTGGCAATGGCTTGAACATCAAGCTGGTTTTCCATTACCTAAAGCAGGCCAACGCTATTATGAATTACCACCGCGCAGCCGAGTCTCGACAACGCAAAATCAGGTCATTCACAAAGTCTCACTAACCAATCCACAATCGTCTTCGTTAATAGGTAAAACCAAAGCATGAATTATGATATTTGTATCGTCGGTAGTGGCGCTGGCGCTTCTCCAGTTGCATATACCCTGGCAAAAGCGGGCGCTAAAGTCTTAGTCTTGGAAAAAGGTCCCTGGTTGACGGAAAAAGAATTTTTTAAAGATGAATTGGCGATTAGTCTGCGTGATGCATATAACCCAGAATTAACAGATGAGCAGCATGTTATCGAAGAAGAATATCAGAATGATGATGGCAGTCTTTACTGGCAGGGAGAAGCAACTAGTGAGTCGGGGTGGAGTTTTTGGAATGGTAATGTTGTAGGGGGCTCTTCCAATTTTATGAGTGGCTATTTTCATCGGATGAAACCGGTAGATTTTAGACTACGCAGTGAATTTGGTGATATTGATGGGGCGAATATTGTCGACTGGCCGATCAGTTATCAGGAACTTGAACCTTATTATGCCATGGTGGAACAAGTTGTTGGAGTTTCAGGTAAAGTGATAGACCATCCAAATCAGGAACCGCGTTCTACTCAAGACTTTCCTTATCCACCATTGGCCGAACATCCTGTGTCTCAGTGGATTGATAATGGCGCTCAATCTTTGGGCTTTCACGCAATGCCGGTACCGCGCGCTGTGTTGTCTCAACCGGCATTGGGGCGACAAAGCTGTGAATATTCTGGTTATTGCAGCAGTTATGGCTGTTCGTCGGGTGCAAAAGGCAGTGGTCGGGCAGCTTTATTAAATGCTGCCGTTGCGACAGGAAATTTGACTATTATAGCGAATGCTAAGGTTTATCACCTTGAAAGTAATAATAAAAATCAAGTTAGTGCTGTTCATTATTATGATCAACAGGGGAGAAAACAAAGTGTTAAAGCAACACTTTATGTAGTTGCCTGTCAGGCCGTAGAAACCGCTAGGTTATTACTTGCCTCAAAAAGTGATTATTTTGCTGATGGCCTGGCGAATAATCATGGCCAGGTTGGAAAAAATTTAGTATTCAGCGCAGGCGGCACTGGTCAAGGAGATTTCTACTTTAGTGAGCTATCCAAGCAGCAACAAAACGAGTTAAAACAAGTAGGCCCATTTATTAATCGCGCATTGCAGGACTGGTATCAAATTAATGATAAAGCGTTTGACGGTGCTAACAATCTGGGCAAGGCGAAAGGTGGCACCATTGATTTTCTCTTTCATCAAAATCCAATTGCCCGGGTTCAGGGGCAGCAATGGGACGATAACAACGAGCTGGTATGGGGCGAACAATTAAAAGAGAAAATTTTCCAAGAATTTACCAGCTATAAAACGCTGCGTTTTGAAGTATTTAATGATTGGTTACCGACAGATGATTGCTTTGTTACCTTAGATGAAGAAACTACCGATAAATGGGGAGACCCGGTGGCAAAAGTACGTATTGGTGCTCATCCTCATGACTTAAAAGTGGGGGAGTATTTGGCAGCAAAAGGCACGCAGTTACTGGAAAAACTCGGGGCAAAAAATATTTCCACTTCAATTAGCAGTTATCCGCCTACTAATTTAATGGCAGGTGGTTGCCGCTTTGGTGATGATCCCGAAACCTCGGTATTAAACAAATACTGTCAGGCTCATGAAGTAGATAATCTTTACATCACTGATGGCTCTTTTATGCCAACCGGCGGTAGTGTGCCTTATACCTTTACTATTTATGCCAATGCATTTCGCGTTGCGGAACATATCAAACAACGCTGGCAACATGTCGCTAAGACTATAGTTTGACAAAATTAACCTGACCAGTTATTACTGTGACCGTTTTTGAAACACCTTTAACAATCTCGGGGGAGCCTGTAACCACCATCAAAACAAATGAACTATATGAATTTCATCCGAATGTAGTGGGCGCAGACTCAGCGAATCTATCAGGTGTTAATTACTGATAATGGCTTGCCAACATACCCTAACCCTAAAGCATATCCGCCTGAACCTATGATTACTTCAGGTACTAATATGCTATTTGAAGATACTCTGGATATGGGAAATCCATTAATGTTTCAGGTTAGAGCCTGCAATAATGAAGGGGAATGTTCAGCGTATAGTGAGGGAAGAATTACCACTCCATTACCTTGGCCAGATAGCCCTGCACCTGCTCCCTGGGTTTTTACCGTTGATCATTTTGAGATAGTTGCAGGTGATAAGCTGACATTTAACTGGGGAATGCATGAAAGTTATTCTAAGGAAGTTAGCTACAACTTAACGCAAATTAAACCTGATGGTAGCACTGTTCAATTGTTAACTAATACAGGTGTTGAGAGTTATGAATATCAAGAAGTGTTAATGCTAGGTACACATTTATTTGAATTACAAACTTGTAATGCAATAAAAGGGTGTGTGAATAAAAAATCGCTGTCAGTATTAGTTAAAGCTCCCCCTCTTACCATAAGTGGTGAGCCAGAGCTAAAAGCTTTTGTCGGTAAAGCGTATTCCTTTACGCCAAATGTTTTAGAGTCAGATTTAAGCCACCTTGAATTTTCATTGTCACCAATTCAGTTACCAGCCTGGTTGGCGTTTAATACGTCAACAGGGGAATTATCGGGTATTCCTGCTTTAGCGGATGTTGGAATTATTGAAAACATTGTGATTACGGTTAGCGATGGGCAAGATACTGATACGCTGGAGCCCTTTAATATTAGCGTGATAAATGGCCTGTCTGAAAAAATCATTTCAATTAATACCAGCTTATTGGGCACAGCCAATAAAAAAATTGATTAAGGAAGCTAGGCAACATGAAGGGCGGGGTGGAGTCTTATGCCAAAACCTTAGGTCTGGATTAATAATTTGTTTAAAGTGCCAAGATTGGCGTTTTATTATTTAAGCAGTTTTAATAAGTGTTGCTAACATATTGTAACTTATAGTGTTAGTCGTTAGTATATATGGCTATTTTTATAGCACCTTTATCAAGGTGTTAATGATTCTATTTACTTTTATTAAGGATGATAATGAAAAATACATTATTGGCTTTCACGTTAAGTGCGTTTAGCGCTTTATCTTTTGCCTCCAGTCACATTTCTTATCTCAATGTTGAAAACGATACAGTAGTATTTTCCTTATCAGAAGCGAAATCCCACACTATTCCTTCTTGTGTTTCTTCAGAAAATCAGCAGAAATATGCGGTATCGTTAACGTCTGAAACTGGCCGTGCAGTGTATTCGCTACTAATTACAGCGATGGCAAGCAAACAGGGAATCGCGGTAGAAAGTGCCAATGATTGTGCTGTAGTTTCCGGTATTGAGCAGGCGATGGGAGTTAGCATAGTGCCTGAGGTTAAAACCACAGGTGATAGTAAAGCATTATATTTGTATAAAAATGATGGGGTAACTAAACTCGGTAGAATTTTAAATACTACTGATAATATTAATAGTTTTTGGTATTTTCCTATTGATGATCCAACCCAAGTTCTTAAATATAATAATCGAGCACTACTAACATTAACAACTGATTATACAGTGCACTTTATGAATGAAAACTGTACGGGTGCAATGTTTATTCAATATGTTAACTCTAGTACTCCTAATTATGTAAAGAATCGTTATATTGATGACGGGGGGCTGATGTTTGGGAGCAGTTCAAGCTATCAGACTTTAAAATCGTCAATGCATGCCGATGGAAGTTGTCAAACAAATACCTTAGGTCAAATTAGATACAGATTAATGACATTGAAAGAGGACCCATTGTGCGGTAATGGTCCTTGTCTATTCAAGGAAGATTAATTGTGTTTAGAAAAATATTACTCGTGATGTGTATATTATGGGGAGGACAGGTAAATGCTGACGCCTTAGTCAATTACCTTAACATTGAAAACAGTACGGTTATTTTTTCGTTAGCAAAGCCCAAAACATTATCTTTAGAGCAAACGATTAATATTCATGACAATTCACTTGATGTAACAGGTGTATTAAACGATCAATGGTTAATTGTTGAATCCATTAATACCGAGAAAGACATTATTTCCCTGATGTTAGACAAGCAATATAAGCCGTTCAAAGACGAAATTGAACGGCTTATTTAAAGGTTCATTGACCAGCGCAGAATGACTAAGTACTACTATAAATGAGTTCCGAAATACACCTGAAAAGATTTTCACTATAAGGCTTGTCAGTTTTTCCAGAATACAACTATTCAATATTTTGGATCTGCTCACGTAGTAAAAAAATAAAAACCATTATTTTCAGCCTATTAAGCTTTATTTAGGCGAGGTGATTTAGCTTTATGTCACCAATCATGTCACCATTTGGTTTTAAGTTACTTCGCTCCACTAAAAAGATTGAGATAACTTGAAACCGGAAGCGTATTTTAATTTAACATTTTAGCAAATAAATTACAGCTATACGCGGTAATTCAATAAACTACTTTTACATATTAGTTATGAGCATTGATGAACTGCTCAATTTTACTTACATAGTATAGTGGTAATACTAAAGCATCTGGGTTATCAACCGAGCCTTGTGAACCTATTAATTTAATTGTTTTTTCGGGCTGATAACGCTGAACATAAACGTCAAGTGATTTAGCTCTGGTTCGTTTACCGCTTTTTACTTCAATCGGAAAAATACTCCCTGATTCGTGCTTGAATAAGAATTCAATTTCACTTCGAGCATACTCCCAAGAATAGGTTGGACTACCATATTTTGCTATTAGCTCGTTTTGCACAAAATTTTCGGCAATGTAGCCTTTATAGTTGAAGCCCTGATCTCTGTGCTCTTTATATGAAAGACCAAGCATATTGCCTAACAATCCAATATCAAAAAGAAAAAGTTTAAAGATATTTTCTTTTGCTAATGCAGGTAATGGCGAACTCGGCTGAGTATCGATAGGTTGGCATTTCGATAATAATTTACACTTATCTAGCCAATTAATCGGCCCTGCTAATTCTTGATATCTTGTT of Thalassotalea insulae contains these proteins:
- a CDS encoding GMC family oxidoreductase, whose product is MNYDICIVGSGAGASPVAYTLAKAGAKVLVLEKGPWLTEKEFFKDELAISLRDAYNPELTDEQHVIEEEYQNDDGSLYWQGEATSESGWSFWNGNVVGGSSNFMSGYFHRMKPVDFRLRSEFGDIDGANIVDWPISYQELEPYYAMVEQVVGVSGKVIDHPNQEPRSTQDFPYPPLAEHPVSQWIDNGAQSLGFHAMPVPRAVLSQPALGRQSCEYSGYCSSYGCSSGAKGSGRAALLNAAVATGNLTIIANAKVYHLESNNKNQVSAVHYYDQQGRKQSVKATLYVVACQAVETARLLLASKSDYFADGLANNHGQVGKNLVFSAGGTGQGDFYFSELSKQQQNELKQVGPFINRALQDWYQINDKAFDGANNLGKAKGGTIDFLFHQNPIARVQGQQWDDNNELVWGEQLKEKIFQEFTSYKTLRFEVFNDWLPTDDCFVTLDEETTDKWGDPVAKVRIGAHPHDLKVGEYLAAKGTQLLEKLGAKNISTSISSYPPTNLMAGGCRFGDDPETSVLNKYCQAHEVDNLYITDGSFMPTGGSVPYTFTIYANAFRVAEHIKQRWQHVAKTIV
- a CDS encoding putative Ig domain-containing protein, which codes for MLITDNGLPTYPNPKAYPPEPMITSGTNMLFEDTLDMGNPLMFQVRACNNEGECSAYSEGRITTPLPWPDSPAPAPWVFTVDHFEIVAGDKLTFNWGMHESYSKEVSYNLTQIKPDGSTVQLLTNTGVESYEYQEVLMLGTHLFELQTCNAIKGCVNKKSLSVLVKAPPLTISGEPELKAFVGKAYSFTPNVLESDLSHLEFSLSPIQLPAWLAFNTSTGELSGIPALADVGIIENIVITVSDGQDTDTLEPFNISVINGLSEKIISINTSLLGTANKKID